The sequence below is a genomic window from Cygnus atratus isolate AKBS03 ecotype Queensland, Australia chromosome 4, CAtr_DNAZoo_HiC_assembly, whole genome shotgun sequence.
cagaataataataaaaaaaaggcaaactagGTGAGAGAGTCAGTGAAAGCTGATAAAAATCATTCCAGTACACATAGGGCATTAGctgaagtgttttctgaattgTAGGAGgttattttaagcatttgcGCAAATTGAGTGCACCTCTGAGGCCTGGAAAAGTTCAAAcctaggattttattttatttttcaagagtGGGAACAGATGATGTGAGGAAGTCAGAGATCAGTGAACCTAGTTTTTATCCCCTGGAAGATTATGGGGAGGTGGCTTGGGAGAAGACTGTCAGTAAataaaagacaattaaaaaccACATGTGAACAGAAAATGGCCTACTTTGGTTTATTAATGATCTGGACCAAACTTCTAATGAGGATGGAatcaaagtgatttttcttgaGTTTTACAGGATTTCTGCCATTGTCTGGGTTAATGTTGTTAAAAACAAGTACTGAAATGTggtcaaaaataatttatgtgaGGTCTGTGTACAGCTGAttgaaaaactgattttgaagCTGACTTTAGATAATTCACTGTTAGGAATGTTGTGAACTCCTGGGGAGTTCtgttttgaatgtgttttttttttttctttttaaatgacaaacaCAACAGAGGTACATTGACAAGTTAGAAAGATTGCAAGCAAAATGATCAAAATCAGTGTAATTAATCTCAACAGAGATGAGAACTGAGGGAGGAACTGAACACAGGGACAAAATGTCAAAGGCAGGAATGGAAAAGGTATTACTGAATAGCAAACAGTATCCCCCAAAGTGTCTGAATGCTGTACTGTGtagtaaattaaatattaacaatATGATGTTATTTGAGTAAGAACCTTTGTTAAAATGGTATGCCATTGTTTTTTAACCATAGTATGTAGATCTTTTAGACCCGGCAAAAATATTTGGTTTGCAACACctcatttttgaagaaaactgagTGGCATAGGCACTCTTCTAGAAAGGAAACTAAGtaaatttggtttaaaaaaaaaaaaaaaaggtcgcTACATAAGTGTTAGTGATAAACTAGTCTTTGAGTTCTCTGTAAAACAAGAGAagtcatgtttgtttttaagaagataACATATGGGTTGGATGTTAAAGCAAAACTGTGTTTGCAAGGAGATAAAATACTGAAGCTGGTTCTCTGTGAGAGGAATGTGAATGGCTGGACAGATGTCTGATGGTTATAGTCTGGTCTCTCAAAGATCCTTACAGGTGTGCATTTTAAGTCTTTGTGTACTAACATAGTGGAACTAGAAATTGTACTTTGAGAAGACTGCTTGACAATTTGCAAAATTTTCATTGAGCTTGGGTATGAAAAGAAAGGGTCAAAACGTGTCCTTCTCTGTCTCCTCTTCAGTGTGATGCAAGGGAGTGTATGATTTGTGAAAGGTTTGCTTTCAGGTGTGCATCTTTTGAGTGTCTTACACTGTTATAATGAGAACGACTTATCTGTTTTGATTATGAATGTTACAATGCTTGAACCATATAAATCCACTTCGTTGTGTTTATAAAccatatttttgttaaattggGTTTAATGGTTGTTATTTCATGGGGAGGTCCTCCAGGAAAGAGCTGACTTCTCTAAGGAAGATGCTGAAGGATAAAGAGttcggggggtggggggggtggggggtaaGAAGCTCAGCTCTCTTGCTTTAATTAAAGGAAGCATACTTTGCTATTGGATAGTAGCAAAATGAAAGTGTGACATTGATTATGTCATTGAGTCATTAATATGTTCACGTTGCAATTAAAGAAATGGCAAGCCTACTAATGATCATTTAGAATAACTGGATTGGAAAATTGAAGATGTTTCCAGCCAATGCTTCTATAGATGCGATatgtctttccatttttagCACATACTAAGGAGAAAAGCAGTCTGTCTAGAAGCCTATACTCTCCAGagcttgggggaaaaaaacaaacaccattgTGTTCTTCTCATTCTATTGTCTTCTCAGTctaagattcttttttttttaattgggtgACTTAATTCAGATGCaagtgtggttttatttttaatagtaacTATTTGTGTCTTTCCCGAAATAAGGAATTTGTACTTCTAGTAAAATGTCAAAAAGTCCTTTTTGAGTGAATTGGCTTGTTATTGTATTATTTTCCCTTGTACTTCTATCacctttcttgcttttaaaattctttttattagGAAGCTTCAGCAAAGCTGTCTAGAATGTATTGTTACGAAGCTGGTTAAACAGCTTCAGTCATGAAAAACTGACTGGATTAGTCCAACTCATTAGTTCACATGCTGAAGGTTTTCAGTCTTTCGTTATCACTTGTCTGTGATCTGTGACTGATTTATTTGTCAGTGATTCTCATTGTCCGTTTCAGATCCCCAGCATGTACGCCTCAAAACTCTGAACCAAGGCAATACAAAGTTGTTTAGGACTTCTGTGTGCCTTAAAGCTTGTAAGAAATCTCAGCGTGTTGTTCATTCAGGGATTCTGAATACTTTGGACAAATAGGTGATTTGAGTTTTAAAGTTCATGAGTCTAGGAAAATAGTCTCCTCAATGATTAATAACTTGAGTTTTGGTTATTGGgacaaaaatgtttgtttttcagataacCCCGAACCAAGTGTTATGTAACTTTTTCCAAGACAGTTTTAAATTCTCAAAAGATTAGAATACTTGTAATACTGTATTTGATTGAAGTTGCTATCAGTAAATATAAAGCAAAGTTGTCCTAAGTAGCAACTAGAATAAGTTATTTTCTGCTATGGTCTATGATCTGTTCTACACATGAAAACCCATTGGATTTGCAGTGTAGCCAATTCATCACAGCACAGCTACATTTTAAAGACTCactaaagttttttttaaaaaaggataaCACAATACTTAAATACAATGAGGAGCAAAGATTTGTGTTAGTGTCTAGCTAGTGGCTAAATGGTTtgtccatttcattttttcttaataccGTTTAGTTTTTGAACACAAACTTTGTAGGAaaattttgtgatgtttttagATTTAGTAGATCTGTGAATTATACGAGTATATACAGGATATTTGGGATTGGATTGGCTGTGTAGCATTCTACTCATTTTTTCCGAGATGATGCTATTTGagcaaggttttttgtttgtggtaCTCTGCAATAGTTGCTGTCAGTGCTAAGATTTCACTACATATGTAATtgtttcttagttttttttttttttaatgatggtCAGGACTGCAATCTTGTATCTGAATGAGTCATAAACAAAAAACTGGAAGTCATTCTCAACTTTGCAAAATTAAACATCAGGCAAAGGCCAATAGAAAATCTTTGGTGCAGACCAATATATACTACGGAATTCAGATTTCTAGTGTTCAACAAAgttttcagctgcagaaatattcttatactggaaaatattgttttagtCTATGGCTTGTATTGCTTCTGTAGTGGGTAAGGTATGGATTCTGTGGATGCCAAACTAGTTCAGTATCTCATTCCCTGTGTAGGAGGAGTActggaagtctttttttttttttttttttgtgatttagCAGAGCATAATATGCTGTCATGCATGTAAGCAAAGGATTAGAAGTCAGGTCTAATTCCTTGACTCTTGAGTGCTTTACATTTAGTCTTAGGCTTTTAATTCCTTGCAtggaatttgtttcttttgaatcctttttttggggggggggatggggggcgGGGAAAGGAAGCCTTTAAAGCCATTTTCTAGGCAGTAGTAAGGTCCTCTACATGATATGAAGAACAACAACATTTAGTATATATGGCAGTAGGCCAGGTGTGAGACTGAATGATTACTTGAGCAGTATAAGTCACAGGTTAGTGATTCCAGATGAACTTGTGAAGTTAAGGAAATGGACCATGGATACAATGCAATAACCAGTCTCTTCCAAATAAAGGACTAAATGATTTAttcaaattttcctttcctatttttaCGAAGCATCTCAAGGAAGACTGGTTTGCTCTTGCCTCTGAACTTGGAGAATAGGAAAACTCGTGTGTGTGCTagggcagaaaatgaaattgtagtGCTAGCCTTTAAATCAACAGGgtctgtttccatttctcttgGAAACAAAAACTTCCTAAAACCcccaaaatgaaagaataactAATTCTGCATTTGTGTAAAGAATGATACAAGTAATATAACTGAAGAATGTTTCCAGTGTACATCCTATTTTTAGACAGACAATTTTTTGCATGTATGTGGAACCTCATATTTATAAGATTTAAATATTGAATCTATGATAGTTTATAGAATATATGGTTTATACAAGTTTGAGGTCAAAGAATTAAAGCTTCTATATGAACAAATACAATCCTTTAGTTTTCCCATCAGCCTTAAAATATGTCAACTAacttatttgcttgttttttattagaaatgacTACCCCAAACAAGACACCACCTGGTGCTGATCCAAAGCAATTGGAGAGGACTGGAACTGTTAGAGAAATAGGATCACAAGCAGTTTGGTCACTTTCATCTTGTAAACCAGGTAGAATCACAACATATGATTCTATGTAGATTATTCTTAGAAAATATAATGTGTTATGTTTTGTTAAGAAGTCATACATGCAGAGTGTAGCAGTAGAACTGCTGTAATGTAAATTGTTAGGAGGGTGTCACTACAAAAAATTTCTGCCTAGTTAGTTTGATGCAATTTGAAAGAGTTATAACTACATTAGAAAtcctaaaatgaagaaatgtcgCAGTAGCAAAACAGAGCTTTTgctgattttaaactaaattgtTTTTTACTTGTTCAGTGAACAAACTGAACTGTGTAAGCACTGtgtaattatttctgtagtttGGCATTCTGACCAAGTAAGTATCTTTTGATTTTAAGTCAGACAAACAATCCATGCAGTTAGCCAACCTAAATATTTCATCCAGACTTTGTGTAGCTCTCTAAAATCCTGCAAGTAAAATGAAGCCATTGTAAATGTTGCTGAGATATCATTAGTGATAGTTTACACCTGCTCAAAACATCTGCAAAtctgttcttttaatttgaagtgGTTGAGCTGctatttcagaaacatctgTTGAGTGTTGATCTGATACCTAGCTGCAGCCTAGTGTCAGTGATCACTTTATACTGCAACATTGCACTCAGGCTGGTCTGATGTCCTGGTGTCtcttatttgaagaaaaacatcataTGGCTCCGTCACTTCAAACAGAACAAAGATTTCTTATTGAAGATAAAACTGCCTCTGCTTTTGAGGGCAGTCATTAATGATGTGATTAGTAGAAGGGTAGGGAATGagggaatggaaaaataaatgttccgagttgtttctttaaatgtgACAGCTTTTACGAATATTGGTTTTGGCAACTATTGCTTGTTCTAGCTActaacttcaaaaatattccaagaaatggcttgtaaaaaaaaaaaaagttatatttgcTAAAATTTTGTAATAATTGAATGATCTGTTATTGGTAGTTGGGTattggttggaccagatgatcttgaaggtcttttccaaccttaatgagtCTGATTTTCATTTAGTTCATTAGTTCAATTATAGAATAGGTAGAAATTGTAAAGTATTGTTCTTGCAATTATGAATTATTTCTTACCATTTGGAATTCCAGGATATGTTGAATGGTAACAAACACCCCCCAGATATCAATAGGAGATAGAACATAAAGACACTGTAGCACTGAGAATTTATTGACAGATTCCCATTTTAGTTCTGTTACAAGTACAACttgaatatttagaaatatttccttatgttatagtttaaaatatgtgttttaGTTtgtaaagctgtaaaaaaaaaaaagtctgtgattACATCACAGATAAAGAATATTCAAGACtatcaccttttctttttcttaggaTTTGGAGTGGATCAGTTAAGAGATGATAATCTAGAAACTTACTGGCAGTCAGATGGATCACAGCCTCATTTGGTGAACATCCAGTTTAGGTATTAAAAATTACTCTGTATGGGTTAGAATGTTTCGCTTAACTTTGTGTTGATGACTGTTCACCAAGACTGGAACTTGGGAAGTGCATGGACTCCTGGACTAGTCCTGTTACCTTAGAGTGTTTatgaaaaattttttttgaaattgttaTGGCTACTGAATCCCTAAATGAGTAACAAAAAGGAATCTTTAATTGTAGAACATTTGTAGCAGTTTCACATTTACCTACATCAGGTGACATTTGAATCTTGACTTTTTCTGTCATAGACTGTAATTCGAAGGGTAGATGACTGCATTTAAAGTAGTTCTGTATTTAGCAACTGATTGTCTGAGAaaccttttcctgttttattctgctgtGATTGACAAGACTGGCTTTTTGAGTCACCTCGAGGATTCTTTTGGTATAGTAGTAGAGCCCATATTTGATAAGCGAAGCATATGTTTCATCACATATAAATGCTTATTTGGCATTTTGATCTTTTGTTGTAGTACTTGGTATAATGCAAGTTCAGAAGACAGGTGAAGGATAACAGTGAAAATCTACTATGTGTGCGTTATCTAATGTGtgaaaaaatctgatttaacaACAAGGTTCTTATAAATCAGTAGGCGCACTTTTGtattaagttttaaaacattcaaattttattacaaaataacaacaaactcttcctgaatgtttttctttgggaTGCTTACATtggtttttcttcttgcaggagaaaaacaacagtgaaaacgTTATGTATTTATGCGGACTACAAATCTGATGAAAGTTATACTCCAAGCAAAATCTCTGTCAGAGTAGGAAATAACTTTCATAATCTCCAGGAAATCCGGGTAGGTCAATGGTATTTCACTCTCTTAAAGCAGTCCTCTCTACTTAGGACGTTTGATGCGTGAAATGTTTTTTGGAGGTGAGATGGCATTGTTCTTGGAGGAAATATCTGGGTTGATTTtggtgtttgcttttattttcttattttgtaaaattgttaggttggtttctgtttttgtcaggCATGATTACCAACATGGTTATAACAGGGTTCATATGTAGATCCAGTAATGGAATAAAGAGTGGGATTTTGCAGAATAGGATTCTTTAGAATTAGTGTCTGAAAAGCCTATGCTTGgaacaaagcaacaaaagggAGACTCAGACTCAGCTTCTAAATACTTGCGATTTTAGACTTTAAAGGCGGGGGGGGAGCATGAATTCAAATTCTTTTCATGAATTTAAAAGTACGGACTTTAGTTATGGCTCTGGATGGTGCGTAAGTATCTTTGGAGTCAGTCTGGAGTTGGATTTCATTTCTGGGAGGCTGCATTTATTCTCATTAACTAGTAATGTCGGTTTCAAAGCTCATTTTGAGGCCCTGGCAAAAAGAAATTGCAGGGCAACTCCTCCTCATCAGTTATGCCaagttttctttgtattctATTAGGTAAAGAATCTTTATGTAAGTGAGAATCTGTTACATATTTCCTGATAGCTGACTCTAGCTACTGTTGATGGTGGGGCTAGGTAAATTGCAATGTTAACTCttccaaaataatatataaagcAAACAATTCCCAATTTAAATTGGAAGCTTAACTACAATTAAAGAGTTCTATATTACAATTAGATATGTACATAAATGATGTTTTACTTTTGAGTATTGTTTTTGATCTTTCTCACCGCTTTCTTATAGCGGGCAGTCACTAAGATATACAAATTTTGGGAAGTGTacaatatttttgtcttaaCAGTAAGATGCAAAATCCAATTTCTACTCAGTAGGTGTGGTATTTGATGCtataatattttaatcattAACGTTCTTTTATTTACAAGAGATAATAGTCAACAGTGTTTTTCCACGATGATGCTTCTAGccagaagaaaatttctttgaagGAAAACCTAAGATCAGATACGAGTTGCTTTAActgtttagttttatttgtgtACTAGCGTTTTGTAAATAGTAAAAGCAGATTTCAAATAATGAATTATCTTCATGGGAGTTTGCCTCATAAACTAATCAGGTTACTCACGAGCAAGTATCTTTTGATAACTTTGAGTTACGGTAACCTCATGTTTTGTCCTCCTCATCTCTGGAGTTCAGCTGCTACTGGCAGCTGTTGTGAAGGTTTAGCGTACCTCCCTTATATGGCAGGTATTACAATAACAGAAGGATCAGCAATAAGTAGAAAAAGGAGGTGTTAAATAGTGGTCTGAATTTGgacttctctgctttttgtttcccttcttgtttttctgtgtttgaagtCCCTACAAGAACAGCTTGTAAGTAGAAGGCTGTAGACACGGTGGGGAAAGAAAGCTTAACGTGCCTTCACTATGTTGGCAGTCTATTTCCTTTCTCAGATTTGTGCTGTTCTTTCAAGTTTTGGGTAATTATGCTTTTATCCTAAATCTTAAATGGAAGAGCATTGCACTCTTCTGAAGTATTCTTCTGATGTGAAATGACACTACTTGAAGTGTCTTTCATCAACTGCATATTCTGTCTTTTAATCTTAATTACATCGTCATCGTAGCTGTTTGGGAGTTTGACTATGTCTAACAGTGAAAACAGTattatctttttctctgtagtctATAGGTCTGTTTTGCGAGTGTCCACTAGATGTCATGGTTGTCCTTAATTAtcagtttctgattttttttgcttgtagtCTACTCTTCCAataattaaatgtctttttataaTAATGTTTATTGCAGCATTCTGTGTGTAGCCTCAATGACATAAGTTTCTTATAAAGTGGTGAACTTCCACTTTTGGGGGTATATGTGTTAAAAACCTATATAAACAATAAAACGTATTTGTAGAAGTATTTTGAACTTGTGCTGTTCATTATGAACATATTAGTCTTCTGCAATTtctcaggaaatatttcttcatttttttctcactgaacACAGAATTCTGTAGATGATGCatttggttaaaaaacaaacttgtaCATGAAATGTTTTGTAGGTCGTATACTATATTAATGGGGCTGTAGTATGTTTCATGAGAGCAGTAATTGTTATGCATACCACGTGTTCATATgcttttttacattaaaactgaaaagaatatgTGGTCAAGCTTCTTACTAATGAGGTGCAATACTTTTGATGTTGTAAAATACTAAAGACTGATCCTCTGGCCACTCTAATGTTAAATATTGCTAtcagttttcagattttctaaTGTGCTTGATATTCAGAgtgtatttctaattttttattcaatctagaaaccttttcttcagcttttctgacaCATTAAAGCAGGGTGAACCATTATGAGCTCTTCACAGAAATCTACGTAATTACACAATGATTCCATTGGCTGCAGGAATGATTGACAGGGTTGGAAGTCCAGctaaatcattttatatttttcatgaatgCTTGCCCAACTCATAGAGTCTAAAGAAAGTCCTATGATGCCTCCATGTGTTCTTTTCCAAATGGTCTACTTTTTGAAACAATGCCATGTGCTGTTAGGCTAGGTTTAATCAATAATATAACAGTAGCTTGAGTTTGTGTTTTAGTATGTAAGAATGTCCTTTGGAacctaaaatgaaattattttctcaataaAGAGAAACAAGTCATTTGTAGCCCATTCTATAGGTGAGAACAATCCTTGTGATCTGGCAGTATTATACCTTTGTTTGGCTGGAGGTACTGCAGTTGAGATGTGTGTACAGTAAGCCTTCTCTGACTTAAAGTGCCTTTTTATCATAACTGTCAAGTTTGgagagcaaatattttcttgtttcccatTTTAAGAGTTCTGCAGTGTAATGGTGCAAGTAGTTTGTATGGACAAGAtagaggtatttttttaaacagacttcaGTATGTGAGATAAGTCGTCATACTTTTTCACCATATGAAAATAACCTGCTGTAAAGCAAGTGAATGAAAAGCTTGCTGTAGGAAATTGCAGGTCACCAAATGGTGCTCATCTTCCTGGTTGCCTTTATACCTCTCCCAAGGCATTTAGGTCATCTGCAGTTCATCTTACCATTATAATATAATCTTTTTATGGTAAGCTTAAGTAGAATTTCAGATTATATTTTCCTATTAGTTTCGGTGGTTTCTGCTGTCAGCCTGTAGTGTAGGGATTTTAGTTATCTCGCTTTGCTGTGTGAACTCTATTAGTGCCAATTCTATGTCGTTTGTTATAAATTATACTTTGGGAAGATGTTGGCCAGACTTTGGAGAATAGTTACTTCTCACGTCCTGTCAAACCTGAGAAGCTGCTAGTGTTTAGTCCCCAAATTAAAGTTGCTGTAGGAGTCAGAACCCCtctaaaaacaagcaaagttGTAGTGTGCGTTACAGAAGACTCAATGATAGAATACGGTGTATGTGTCTCGGCAGTAACTAGAGATGCAACTGCAAAGGTATAATTTGTTTCCTATTCCAGTAAGAGTTCTCTTCCAGCATTCTTTTGGGGCTTTTTGTGATTTCTGATTTGGAAGgcttgctttttcatttagtttgtgtagttcagagaaaacagaaagatttgTGATAGGCCCATACCTTTGCTAGTGCATGGTATTGCTACATGTACTGTTCTTCAAATTATATAAGGACAGTAATAAGCCACATGCTGGATAAGACATACTAATGTTTGGGTTTGAAAGGGAATGATCAGAAATCCTGCTGTGAAGAAGAGTAGCAGACCATGAATGTGCTTTGTTTATGCAGTAGGACAAGTCTGCACACAGGGTAAGGTCCTGACTTTGTGAAACTCAGTAAGCGAGATCCTTGCTTGCTATTTGCCTGTCCTGGAAACCATCCAGGCAGAAGGAATGCTGCTAGAACAGGGTAACTCCGGTGGTTAACAACTGTTACAGGTATCCAGTGATCTGTCGCTGGGCAGTGATGGATAGCCTTATGTGGGATGAAGATATTTTGTCACTGGCAGTCCTACCTAGCAGACTTTGTATCAAACAATGATACTGAGTATTAAATGTTGCTTTAACTCTGTTGTTgtcccctttttttcctggaacaaAAGCACACTTAACCTTTTCATCAAGACTCCAGTTCTGGAGATGACTTTGCAATATCCTTGCTGGCAACAATGTGggtcttctgctttttgtcagGCAGTATAGCTGTCTCTTTTTGAATAGCTGTTTAtattgttttcagcttttttttctgaccctTTTGGTTTTGATTCATGTTTTGTAACTGGCTGCTCCCCACCCATAGCAAGCACAGCCATATCCCTGGTGCCATGGTATTTTGGCCAAGCACCACGGACAGGGGCGCTTCTTTACTGATTTCAGACACTCTGTGCTAGAGCAAGGAATTGTCAACCAGGAGAATGCCCAAGCTGGGAAGCTTTTCTCAAAGATAGTTAAGGAAGTTTGGACCATTATTGTAATCTTGTTACTCTGCAGTGTCCACTGATTGTAGTGAGGAGGTTGGACTCCTCTAGACGAAGTTTGGAATTTCTGAAATTCACCTGTTCCAATCTTAGCCTGTTCTCTGTATgtgatgtaaataaatatagataCTGAGAAACAAGGAGATGCGAACTTGTCGTAGTAGTGCTGCAAACTAATGAATTAAGGAAGTGTACTGTTTCTGAGTTTCTGGTCAGACATCTCTAATGTGCgttttaaataacttttctctGAAGATGGAATATAGAGCTgataattgctttttatttagatTCCTCACTAAATTTCAAGTACTTTGACTAGAAACCCTTCTTCCATATTCTTTTTTCCCATGTAAGAAAAGATGCAGTGCCAACCCCCAATTATTCCTTGAGTTCAAAATTTCGCTTAAAAATACTCAGtcagctttcagaaaactaCACCTGATGCTAAGAAAAGATTAAGTTTTACTTTCATAGAATTTCAAATGTAGTCTTTCTTGTCTGTTTCTAGGAGGCTGGATCAGTAGATGAAGTCATCACACCAGATTGTTCATTTTGATTGTTATCTGGCTGTTTTGCTAATTGGGCATGGATTTACTTCACCAGGATGCAGACAGTAACTGCTGCTAACACCTGCAATTTACCAGTACTGGAAGTTTTCAAAGCAGGGGAGTAGAATGATCCATTGGTATTTGCTGTTTATTAAGCCTTGTGATTGTTGCCAAGGGGAGGGGGTCAAGTTCAGGAAAGAGGCCTATTCCCACTGGTGCAGCTGGTACTCCTTGTGCCTACCTTCCAAGAGAGGATGTTTTGCAAGTCTGGGATGTTTGCGTGAATCCTTCTTTGCAGGAGGAAGGCTAGTTTAATAACTTAACATCACCATTCCCTACAGATGTCATTGCCTGTGGAGATGATATGAACTACTCATAGTTCTTATGCTTTTGGACATCAACTAGTATACGCTTCTAACTTTGGAAGTTATAGAAAAGATGGCAGTTGTTTTGCTCTTTATGTCCTGGAATGGTAATATATTGGAACAGAGCTTCCCATGCAATTGTGAGAAatgcagttattaaaaaaatattttgtggataTGAATTGTGTGTACAGTGAGATCCACATTAGTTCTATCATCTCTGAAGAACGGAGACCTTCTTGGCCCCACAGCATAAAAtcattcaatatttttctttccttgctttaaaatggtactttaaaagagaaacatcacttCTGATGGATTCTagaatttcaaaaacaaacaaaaaaccctaaaCATTGGTTATTATGCTGTGGTGTATGCTGCAtatagaaatgtgtttttcttgttttgtatacCAGTGTTCAAAAATGAATCTTTATGAAGGGACCTTTTCCTGCCTACAGGGGGACTCAATCAGGAAAGGGTACGTTAAAGAGGCCCTGTATTTTTAGTACTGTCAGTCTGACTTTACCTACTGAAGTAGAGGAAAAGCCATGTCAAAGAAAGTGGCAACAGCTCTATGGAAGGCAGGAACTTGATGAAGTACAGAGC
It includes:
- the ANAPC10 gene encoding anaphase-promoting complex subunit 10 isoform X2 produces the protein MTTPNKTPPGADPKQLERTGTVREIGSQAVWSLSSCKPGFGVDQLRDDNLETYWQSDGSQPHLVNIQFRRKTTVKTLCIYADYKSDESYTPSKISVRVGNNFHNLQEIRNWCKKKNAVVCHTSALTCILKWFPLHEMF
- the ANAPC10 gene encoding anaphase-promoting complex subunit 10 isoform X1; translation: MTTPNKTPPGADPKQLERTGTVREIGSQAVWSLSSCKPGFGVDQLRDDNLETYWQSDGSQPHLVNIQFRRKTTVKTLCIYADYKSDESYTPSKISVRVGNNFHNLQEIRQLELVEPSGWIHVPLTDPHKKPIRTFMIQIAVLANHQNGRDTHMRQIKVYTPVEESSIGKFPRCTTIDFMMYRSIR
- the ANAPC10 gene encoding anaphase-promoting complex subunit 10 isoform X3; the protein is MTTPNKTPPGADPKQLERTGTVREIGSQAVWSLSSCKPGFGVDQLRDDNLETYWQSDGSQPHLVNIQFRRKTTVKTLCIYADYKSDESYTPSKISVRVGNNFHNLQEIRDACGSRICRELGLMEQHDPS